In Bacteroidota bacterium, a single window of DNA contains:
- a CDS encoding tetratricopeptide repeat protein codes for MLLSCLLGLGSVQPLISQINTTGVQESQDYAFAFGLYQDKLYQLASDQFQKFIDQYPASTKRPDAIFLYAECRFAMGNYDEAIADLQAFIREFPRHKLRPDALFRIGEADFKLHHFAEAIPVYKEIVENYSENDLAGEAAYWAGEAYFKTDDLASASKYYTLSAEKYPSNRLSDYALYSLGWTAERQKEYQKAIGYYQKLLVEKKQSELLSTTSVRIGDCYSKSGQFQKSIDFLTAAKPSITDSSEKAGADYCVAEDYYNLQNYPKARSLYEEFCRNYPSNQLVRTVTYSIGWTYLKTNEFSQAARIFGDLAAGSDDIAYNSLFRKAQAVRLSGDTKGALEIYDRVVAQRPNGEYADNALYESGMVYYDQKNYDAAIPFFVQVTKKYPSGDAAADAYRMLGESYIAKKNYEDAAQAFRSIRSLSPANDSVKGIASFQEAWSLYKMGKFPDAAAQFVFFLNEYPQNVKAPEALFWTGESEFQAGQYAEAEKYYSQYLKQGSNQPKLLDAQYGLAWSYYKEGKYNEAAESFRKVLNAGTSSQFVFDAQLRLGDSYYYMKEYVKAAEAYRGAIQSFPSQSGIDYAYYQLAQSDYKSDKLDIGVKDFENLIAHFPNSDLADDADYGIGWIYFQTKKYDKAIAVFQNVVSRYPKSELVPKAYYSIGDSYYNLEKYDEAIQAYQNVVAKFPGSAYASDAVNGIQYCYVLLDKPGDAARTIDEYVKNNPNARSADELFYKKADIYFSQKQYEDAVKAYQDLLQRFPKSKLAPDAYYWTGKCYAALNNRQEALQSFQSVVEKYPSNKLASAALFEQGGIYAQLGKPADALASFQKILDQYPKSEDAAEASYQQGVVLKSTNQTDDAVRKFQATIAQYPKTAASDRSKVALGWMNESVENYAPALEYFKSVATNRTDELGAEAQYAVGATQQASKNYSEAILSFLRVKYVFPSADDWIVKSYFNLGDCYEKTNQKEKAKDAYSFVVKHGGDLAAEAEQRLRKLEQL; via the coding sequence TTGCTGCTATCTTGTCTGCTCGGCCTCGGGTCGGTGCAGCCTCTCATTTCTCAAATCAATACTACCGGAGTCCAGGAATCCCAGGACTATGCGTTTGCGTTTGGGTTATACCAGGATAAGCTTTACCAACTCGCCTCAGACCAATTCCAAAAATTCATAGATCAGTATCCCGCCAGCACGAAACGTCCCGACGCGATCTTTCTCTATGCCGAATGCCGTTTTGCGATGGGAAACTATGACGAGGCGATCGCCGATTTGCAGGCGTTTATCCGAGAATTCCCGAGGCACAAGCTTCGTCCCGACGCCCTCTTCAGGATAGGCGAAGCCGATTTCAAACTCCATCATTTTGCGGAGGCGATCCCGGTCTATAAAGAGATCGTAGAAAACTACAGCGAGAATGACCTGGCTGGCGAGGCGGCGTATTGGGCAGGAGAGGCATATTTCAAGACTGACGACCTAGCGTCTGCGTCAAAGTACTATACCCTCAGCGCTGAAAAATATCCTTCAAACAGACTCTCGGATTACGCGCTCTACTCGCTTGGATGGACTGCAGAACGACAGAAGGAGTATCAAAAAGCGATAGGCTACTATCAAAAGCTCCTTGTGGAAAAGAAGCAGAGCGAACTTCTTTCCACCACTTCTGTTCGTATCGGTGATTGTTACAGCAAAAGCGGGCAATTCCAGAAGAGCATTGATTTTCTTACCGCGGCAAAACCTTCCATCACCGACTCAAGCGAGAAAGCGGGGGCGGATTATTGCGTTGCAGAGGATTATTATAATTTGCAGAATTATCCGAAAGCGCGGTCGCTGTATGAAGAATTCTGCAGGAATTATCCCTCCAACCAGCTTGTGCGCACTGTAACCTATTCGATCGGTTGGACCTACTTGAAGACGAACGAATTCTCGCAAGCGGCCAGGATTTTCGGCGATCTGGCAGCCGGCTCGGACGACATTGCCTATAATTCTCTTTTCCGCAAGGCCCAGGCCGTCCGTCTTTCGGGGGATACGAAGGGAGCTTTGGAGATCTATGACCGGGTCGTTGCGCAAAGGCCGAATGGCGAATATGCAGACAATGCATTGTATGAATCGGGAATGGTGTATTACGATCAAAAAAATTATGACGCAGCAATTCCGTTCTTCGTGCAAGTGACAAAGAAATATCCGTCGGGTGATGCCGCGGCTGATGCATACCGGATGCTCGGCGAATCCTATATCGCAAAGAAGAATTACGAGGATGCGGCGCAGGCATTCCGGTCGATCAGGTCGCTTTCTCCGGCGAATGATTCGGTAAAGGGAATCGCGTCCTTCCAGGAAGCCTGGTCGCTGTATAAAATGGGGAAATTTCCGGATGCTGCTGCTCAATTCGTTTTTTTCTTGAATGAGTACCCGCAGAACGTCAAGGCGCCCGAAGCCCTCTTTTGGACCGGGGAATCGGAGTTCCAGGCCGGCCAGTATGCGGAAGCGGAAAAGTACTATTCTCAGTATTTGAAGCAAGGATCAAACCAGCCGAAACTCCTTGATGCTCAGTATGGACTCGCCTGGAGCTATTACAAGGAAGGAAAATACAATGAGGCGGCAGAATCATTCCGCAAGGTACTGAACGCCGGGACGTCTTCACAATTTGTCTTTGATGCGCAGCTCCGGCTAGGCGACTCGTACTACTATATGAAAGAATACGTCAAAGCTGCCGAAGCGTACAGAGGAGCGATTCAATCGTTCCCGTCGCAAAGCGGGATCGACTATGCATATTATCAGCTTGCGCAATCTGACTACAAATCCGACAAACTTGACATCGGCGTGAAGGATTTCGAGAATCTGATCGCCCATTTCCCGAATTCCGACCTCGCCGATGATGCGGATTACGGCATCGGATGGATCTATTTTCAAACGAAAAAATACGACAAGGCGATCGCTGTCTTTCAGAACGTCGTCTCCCGATACCCGAAGAGCGAACTTGTTCCCAAGGCTTACTACAGTATCGGCGATTCATACTATAATCTGGAGAAATACGACGAGGCGATCCAGGCATACCAAAATGTTGTAGCAAAATTTCCCGGCTCGGCGTACGCGAGCGATGCGGTCAACGGCATCCAGTATTGCTACGTCCTTCTCGACAAACCGGGGGATGCGGCGCGGACCATCGATGAGTATGTGAAGAATAATCCGAACGCAAGATCTGCGGATGAACTCTTCTATAAGAAAGCGGACATCTATTTCAGCCAGAAGCAGTACGAGGACGCCGTCAAGGCCTACCAGGATTTGCTGCAGCGATTCCCAAAGAGCAAGCTTGCTCCGGACGCATATTATTGGACGGGAAAATGCTACGCCGCGCTGAACAACCGGCAAGAGGCGCTTCAATCATTCCAGTCGGTCGTGGAAAAATATCCGTCCAACAAGCTCGCAAGCGCAGCATTGTTCGAGCAGGGAGGAATATATGCCCAGCTCGGGAAGCCGGCGGATGCGCTGGCATCGTTCCAAAAAATTCTGGACCAGTATCCAAAGTCCGAAGACGCGGCCGAAGCCTCCTATCAGCAGGGCGTGGTGCTGAAATCTACCAATCAGACCGATGACGCCGTCAGAAAATTCCAGGCAACGATCGCGCAATATCCAAAAACGGCCGCAAGCGACAGGAGCAAGGTCGCCCTCGGCTGGATGAACGAATCGGTAGAGAATTATGCTCCGGCGCTTGAGTATTTTAAGTCTGTTGCGACGAACAGGACCGACGAGCTGGGGGCAGAGGCGCAGTATGCGGTGGGGGCCACCCAGCAGGCGTCGAAGAATTATTCCGAAGCCATCCTCTCGTTTCTTCGGGTGAAATATGTTTTTCCTTCGGCCGATGACTGGATCGTCAAATCGTATTTCAACCTCGGCGACTGTTACGAGAAAACAAATCAGAAAGAGAAGGCAAAGGACGCCTACAGTTTTGTCGTTAAACACGGCGGGGACCTTGCGGCCGAAGCCGAACAAAGACTTCGAAAACTGGAACAGCTCTGA
- the carB gene encoding carbamoyl-phosphate synthase large subunit — protein sequence MPKRTDIKSILIIGSGPIVIGQACEFDYSGTQACKVLREEGYRVILINSNPATIMTDPDLADATYVEPITPDFVEMIIEKEKPDAILPTMGGQTALNTAVALAERGTLEKYGVELIGAKLDAIRKAEDRQLFQKTMRAAGLHMPRGGFVYSYEEALKIVDGIGFPIIIRPSFTLGGTGGGIAYNIEEFRSIVEHGITNSPIHEVLIEESVIGWKEYELEVMRDTKDNVVIICSIENLDPMGVHTGDSITVAPAQTLTDKEYQFMRDAAITVMRAIGVDTGGSNVQFAINPADGRMYIIEMNPRVSRSSALASKATGFPIAKIAAKLAVGYTLDEIPNDITKLTPASFEPTIDYTVVKIPRWDFEKFKGVDETLGVQMKSVGEAMAFGRTFKEALQKALRSLETGRAGLGADGKDLFDHRKLSEKSKTEWVRKVKDQLRRPKPSNIFFIRYAFQLGFTIEEIFSLTKIDPWFLFNIKQIVDAEDELWSLVWKHDEDVRSHSARNRFSSVTAEVLLEAKRYGFSDKQLAHLWKTDEDAVRDLRKKMGVIPVFKTVDTCAAEFEAHTPYHYSTYEKENESVRSPKKKVIILGGGPNRIGQGIEFDYCCVHGVYALRDEGYETIMINCNPETVSTDYDTTDKLYFEPLTVEDVLNICEYEKPEGIIVSFGGQTPLKIAKELESHGVRILGTSTEGIDLAEDRKRFGALLRQHKISHPKYGTAFSIRDAVVVAEEIGFPVLVRPSYVLGGRAMEICYNTSSLKEYMKRAVDVSPEHPILIDNFLEDAFEFDVDAVCDGDDVLIGGVMEHIEEAGIHSGDSACALPPFMLSAEKTDEIIQITKKLAFALRVVGLINVQFAMKDNVVYVLEVNPRASRTVPFVSKATGLPLAKVAAKVMAGKKLKELGVLGFDFKKVKHISVKEAVFPFSKFPKVTMFLGPEMRSTGEVMGISSSFGASVAKSQISAGNALPERGTVFVSVNENDKTEETLEIVKDYIQLGFDIVSTEGTSKFLTSHGIANKQVFKVQEGRPNIVDHIKNGEVALVINTPLGEESRFDEYSIGWAAIEHKVAFITTLSAAATAVRAIEEIRHGKMSVKSLQEFHRA from the coding sequence ATGCCAAAACGTACAGACATCAAATCGATTCTCATCATCGGCAGCGGTCCGATCGTCATCGGCCAGGCATGCGAGTTCGATTATTCGGGAACACAGGCGTGCAAGGTTCTTCGCGAAGAAGGATACCGCGTTATTCTGATCAACAGCAATCCGGCCACGATCATGACGGATCCGGACCTTGCGGATGCGACCTACGTCGAGCCGATCACCCCGGACTTTGTTGAAATGATCATCGAGAAAGAAAAGCCGGATGCGATCCTTCCGACGATGGGAGGGCAAACCGCTCTCAACACAGCGGTCGCCCTCGCCGAACGGGGGACCCTCGAGAAATACGGCGTCGAGCTGATCGGAGCGAAGCTCGATGCGATCAGGAAGGCGGAGGACCGCCAGCTGTTTCAGAAGACGATGCGCGCCGCCGGACTTCATATGCCCCGCGGCGGTTTTGTTTACAGCTATGAGGAAGCTCTGAAAATTGTCGATGGTATCGGTTTTCCCATCATTATCCGGCCCTCGTTCACTCTTGGCGGAACCGGCGGCGGTATCGCCTACAACATTGAAGAATTCCGCAGCATCGTTGAGCACGGCATCACGAACAGTCCGATCCACGAAGTCCTTATCGAAGAATCGGTCATCGGCTGGAAGGAATATGAACTCGAGGTAATGCGCGACACAAAGGACAATGTCGTCATCATCTGTTCGATCGAGAATCTGGACCCGATGGGGGTGCACACCGGCGATTCGATCACCGTTGCCCCTGCGCAGACGCTGACCGATAAAGAATATCAATTTATGCGCGACGCGGCGATCACGGTGATGCGTGCCATCGGCGTCGACACCGGGGGATCGAACGTTCAGTTCGCGATCAATCCGGCTGACGGCCGCATGTACATCATCGAGATGAACCCGCGCGTCTCGCGAAGCTCGGCGCTCGCTTCAAAGGCGACAGGGTTCCCGATCGCAAAAATAGCCGCCAAGCTTGCGGTCGGCTACACGCTCGACGAAATTCCAAACGACATCACGAAACTCACTCCCGCATCGTTTGAACCGACGATCGACTACACCGTCGTGAAGATCCCCCGGTGGGATTTTGAGAAGTTCAAAGGCGTCGACGAAACGCTCGGCGTGCAGATGAAATCGGTCGGCGAGGCGATGGCGTTCGGGCGTACGTTCAAAGAGGCGCTGCAGAAAGCCCTCCGCTCGCTCGAAACAGGAAGGGCTGGACTCGGAGCGGACGGAAAAGACCTCTTCGACCACCGAAAGCTTTCCGAAAAATCGAAGACCGAATGGGTCCGCAAGGTCAAAGACCAGCTGCGGAGGCCTAAACCGAGCAATATTTTCTTCATCAGGTATGCTTTCCAGCTTGGATTCACGATCGAAGAGATATTTTCGCTTACGAAGATCGACCCCTGGTTCCTGTTCAATATCAAGCAGATCGTCGATGCAGAGGACGAGCTGTGGTCGCTGGTATGGAAGCACGATGAGGATGTCAGATCTCATTCTGCCAGGAATAGATTTTCCTCTGTTACTGCCGAAGTTCTCTTAGAAGCGAAGCGGTACGGATTTTCCGACAAACAGCTCGCTCATCTCTGGAAGACGGACGAGGACGCCGTCAGAGATCTGCGGAAAAAGATGGGCGTGATCCCTGTCTTCAAAACGGTGGACACGTGCGCCGCAGAATTCGAAGCCCACACGCCGTATCACTATTCGACATACGAGAAGGAGAACGAGTCGGTCCGCTCGCCAAAAAAGAAAGTGATCATCCTCGGCGGCGGACCGAATAGAATCGGGCAGGGCATCGAGTTCGATTATTGCTGTGTTCACGGCGTCTATGCCCTTCGCGACGAAGGATATGAGACGATCATGATCAATTGCAACCCGGAGACGGTGTCCACCGATTACGATACGACCGACAAACTTTATTTTGAGCCGCTGACGGTCGAAGATGTGCTGAATATCTGCGAGTATGAGAAGCCGGAAGGGATCATTGTCAGCTTCGGCGGGCAAACACCGCTGAAGATCGCGAAAGAGCTCGAGTCGCATGGAGTGCGCATTCTCGGAACGTCGACGGAAGGCATCGACCTTGCCGAGGACAGGAAACGCTTCGGTGCGCTCCTCCGTCAGCATAAAATTTCCCATCCGAAGTACGGGACCGCATTTTCCATTCGGGACGCCGTCGTCGTTGCCGAAGAGATCGGGTTTCCTGTGCTTGTTCGTCCGTCGTACGTCCTTGGGGGCCGCGCGATGGAGATCTGCTACAACACCTCCTCGCTGAAGGAATACATGAAACGGGCTGTGGACGTTTCTCCCGAGCATCCGATCTTGATCGATAATTTCTTAGAGGACGCTTTTGAGTTCGACGTCGACGCGGTATGCGACGGGGATGACGTTCTGATCGGCGGCGTGATGGAGCATATTGAAGAAGCCGGAATTCACTCCGGCGACAGCGCGTGCGCGCTTCCGCCGTTCATGCTGAGCGCCGAGAAGACCGACGAGATCATTCAGATCACGAAGAAACTTGCTTTTGCCCTCCGCGTCGTCGGCCTGATCAACGTGCAGTTCGCGATGAAGGACAATGTTGTTTACGTGCTGGAAGTCAATCCTCGCGCGTCGCGCACGGTGCCGTTTGTCAGCAAAGCCACCGGGCTTCCGTTGGCGAAGGTTGCCGCAAAAGTGATGGCAGGGAAGAAGTTGAAGGAACTCGGCGTTTTAGGTTTCGATTTCAAAAAGGTCAAGCATATTTCGGTGAAGGAGGCCGTATTCCCCTTCTCCAAATTCCCGAAAGTCACGATGTTTCTCGGTCCCGAAATGCGCTCGACCGGGGAGGTCATGGGAATTTCTTCTTCGTTCGGAGCGTCTGTTGCCAAATCTCAGATCAGCGCAGGGAACGCGCTGCCTGAGCGAGGAACGGTCTTTGTCAGCGTCAACGAAAATGACAAAACTGAAGAGACGCTCGAGATCGTGAAGGATTATATTCAGCTCGGTTTCGATATCGTCTCTACTGAAGGGACTTCAAAATTTCTCACCTCTCACGGGATCGCCAACAAGCAGGTATTTAAGGTTCAGGAAGGGCGGCCGAACATCGTCGACCATATCAAGAACGGTGAAGTGGCGTTGGTCATCAATACCCCGCTCGGCGAAGAATCCCGTTTTGACGAGTACTCTATCGGATGGGCCGCGATCGAACACAAGGTTGCGTTCATCACAACGCTTTCGGCCGCGGCGACCGCGGTACGAGCAATCGAAGAAATCCGGCATGGAAAAATGTCGGTGAAGAGCCTGCAGGAATTCCACCGCGCGTGA
- a CDS encoding carbon starvation protein A, which translates to MNAFPFLLGALCVMAIMYRYYSAFIAAKVIALNDSRVTPAHTFTDGSNYLPTNKWVLFGHHFAAISGAGPLIGPVLAAQFGFLPGFLWLLIGVVLGGAVHDFLILGLSIRRNGKSLAEIARHEVSPLSGAIASIAILFIVIIALAGLGLAVANALHDSSWGTFTIAMTIPLALFVGLYMYRIRKGRIAEASVIGVIGVLISVFVGSYIPGSWLEPYFTFSRAGIINLMAIYGFFASILPVWLLLAPRDYLSSYMKIGTIAALVIGVFIVMPELKMPMVTGFIHGGGPIIPGKIFPFVFVTIACGAISGFHALVSSGTTPKMLDKETDAPMIGYGAMLMEGLVGIIALVAASSLYPGDYFAINVPVQKFSTLGMSTVNLSELSREVGETIAGRPGGAVSLAVGFAQIFTALPGMKSLMSYWYHFAIMFEALFILTTIDAGTRIGRFLVQEFVGKFYKPFEKADWLPGTLISTAFIVCSWAYFIHTGNISSIWPMFGVANQLLASVALCVAATAIINSGKQRYVWVAMVPLVFVSVTTFSAGFLNITDNFLPMTSNPATMFQGYLNSALTVVIMACAAIILFDSGRRWYRILVKKEFFTQGHVVYASNGKNDPPEFGCC; encoded by the coding sequence ATGAATGCTTTTCCGTTTTTGCTTGGCGCGTTGTGTGTCATGGCGATCATGTACCGGTACTACAGCGCGTTCATTGCTGCGAAGGTCATCGCGCTGAACGACAGCCGTGTGACTCCTGCGCACACCTTTACGGACGGAAGCAACTATCTCCCCACGAATAAATGGGTCCTCTTCGGACATCATTTCGCGGCAATTTCCGGCGCCGGCCCTCTGATCGGCCCGGTGCTCGCCGCACAATTCGGGTTCCTTCCCGGATTTTTGTGGCTGCTGATCGGAGTCGTCCTCGGGGGAGCCGTGCACGACTTTCTGATTCTCGGTCTCTCGATCCGCCGGAACGGGAAGTCGCTCGCAGAGATTGCCAGGCATGAAGTGAGCCCGTTGTCGGGAGCGATCGCATCCATTGCAATTCTTTTCATCGTCATCATTGCGCTGGCCGGGCTTGGGCTGGCAGTCGCGAACGCGCTTCACGACAGCTCGTGGGGAACGTTCACGATTGCGATGACGATCCCGCTGGCGTTGTTTGTCGGCCTCTATATGTACAGGATTCGCAAAGGAAGGATCGCGGAAGCGAGCGTCATCGGCGTCATCGGAGTGCTCATTTCTGTTTTTGTGGGAAGCTACATTCCCGGCTCCTGGCTTGAGCCGTACTTTACCTTTTCGCGGGCCGGCATCATCAATTTGATGGCGATCTACGGTTTCTTTGCTTCGATCCTTCCGGTGTGGCTGCTGCTTGCTCCGCGTGATTATCTAAGCTCGTACATGAAAATTGGAACGATCGCCGCGCTCGTCATCGGGGTGTTTATCGTCATGCCGGAACTGAAAATGCCGATGGTGACCGGTTTCATTCACGGCGGCGGGCCGATCATTCCGGGAAAGATCTTTCCGTTCGTGTTCGTGACGATCGCATGCGGAGCGATCTCCGGATTCCACGCGCTCGTCTCATCCGGGACGACGCCGAAGATGCTCGATAAAGAGACCGACGCGCCGATGATCGGGTACGGCGCCATGCTCATGGAAGGATTGGTCGGGATCATCGCCCTAGTGGCCGCGAGTTCGCTCTATCCCGGAGACTATTTCGCCATCAACGTCCCGGTTCAAAAATTCTCAACGCTGGGGATGTCGACCGTCAATCTCTCGGAACTCTCCCGTGAGGTCGGGGAAACAATTGCGGGGCGTCCGGGGGGCGCTGTATCGCTGGCCGTCGGTTTTGCGCAGATCTTCACGGCGCTCCCCGGGATGAAAAGTTTGATGTCATATTGGTACCATTTTGCGATCATGTTCGAGGCGCTGTTCATTCTCACCACGATCGACGCCGGAACACGCATCGGAAGATTCCTCGTCCAGGAATTCGTCGGAAAATTCTACAAGCCTTTTGAAAAAGCCGATTGGCTTCCCGGCACGCTGATCTCGACTGCGTTCATCGTCTGTTCTTGGGCGTATTTTATTCACACGGGGAACATCAGCAGCATCTGGCCGATGTTCGGCGTCGCAAACCAATTGCTGGCGAGCGTTGCCCTCTGCGTTGCCGCCACGGCGATCATTAATTCGGGAAAGCAGAGATATGTGTGGGTGGCGATGGTTCCGCTGGTGTTCGTTTCCGTTACGACATTCTCAGCCGGTTTCCTGAATATCACCGATAATTTTTTGCCGATGACAAGCAACCCGGCAACAATGTTCCAGGGATATCTTAATTCCGCGCTCACCGTCGTTATCATGGCCTGCGCGGCAATTATCCTCTTCGATTCCGGGAGGCGGTGGTACCGAATTCTTGTGAAGAAAGAATTCTTCACCCAGGGGCACGTGGTCTATGCTTCGAACGGAAAGAACGATCCCCCGGAATTCGGCTGTTGCTAG
- a CDS encoding YraN family protein, with protein sequence MKKNARAIGDAGERDAVYYLQRRGLAILDRNFTYHHGEIDVVAKDGDELVFVEVKTRRSAQFGLPEESVTYAKQELIRRTAEGYVLERHLDNVPCRFDVVAIRIEKGIKKFIHYKNAF encoded by the coding sequence ATGAAAAAAAATGCGCGGGCTATCGGGGATGCCGGCGAACGTGACGCAGTGTATTACTTGCAACGTCGGGGACTTGCCATCCTTGACCGGAATTTTACTTACCACCACGGTGAAATCGACGTCGTCGCAAAGGACGGCGACGAGCTTGTTTTTGTTGAGGTTAAAACACGCCGCAGCGCCCAGTTCGGCTTGCCGGAAGAATCGGTCACGTACGCAAAACAAGAACTGATCCGCCGGACTGCTGAAGGCTATGTCTTGGAGAGACATTTGGACAACGTCCCGTGCAGGTTCGATGTTGTCGCCATTAGAATAGAAAAGGGTATAAAGAAATTCATCCATTATAAGAACGCATTTTAG
- a CDS encoding ribonuclease HII, with protein sequence MEETVHRARRREQEKKDLLFFERQYWERNILSVAGVDEAGRGPLAGPVVAAAVVFKPNVCIPFVDDSKKLSEQRREELYHAICREAVAVGVGTVSHEVIDRINILQASMLAMHKAIDQLSVQPAQLLVDGNFFRHERIPVENVVKGDALSHCIAAASIIAKVTRDSLMREYDVEYPHYGFAKHKGYGTREHVAAIHRYGLSAIHRKTFHVPNLDFGEAIVIA encoded by the coding sequence ATGGAAGAAACCGTACATCGCGCCAGGCGACGAGAGCAGGAGAAGAAAGATCTTCTCTTTTTTGAACGGCAATATTGGGAGAGAAATATTCTTTCCGTCGCAGGAGTCGATGAAGCGGGGAGGGGACCGCTGGCGGGACCCGTCGTTGCGGCCGCGGTTGTCTTCAAGCCCAACGTGTGCATTCCGTTCGTCGACGACTCGAAAAAACTCTCCGAACAAAGACGCGAGGAACTGTACCATGCGATTTGCCGCGAAGCCGTCGCCGTCGGGGTCGGAACCGTGAGCCACGAGGTGATCGACCGGATCAACATTCTGCAGGCCTCGATGCTTGCAATGCACAAAGCCATTGACCAGCTGAGCGTTCAACCCGCGCAGCTTCTCGTGGATGGAAACTTTTTCCGGCATGAACGGATCCCGGTCGAGAATGTCGTCAAGGGAGACGCGCTCTCGCACTGCATCGCCGCGGCGTCGATCATTGCAAAGGTCACGCGTGACTCGTTGATGAGGGAATACGATGTCGAGTATCCGCACTACGGTTTCGCAAAGCATAAGGGATACGGGACCAGAGAGCATGTCGCAGCAATTCACCGGTACGGTCTTTCCGCGATTCATCGAAAAACGTTTCATGTCCCAAACCTTGACTTCGGCGAGGCCATCGTCATCGCATGA
- a CDS encoding geranylgeranylglycerol-phosphate geranylgeranyltransferase, with translation MNNRYIHLLRPSNFFITVASVLISCLLAGGKAGQTVAMVCAALAAGCIGGGGMVVNDIFDVEIDRINKPARPLPSGAVTPRAASFFYALLTSVGLLLNLFLPSVAQLIAVGAAVLIFFYSYRLKRTPLLGNLTVGLLTGLAFIYGGAAVGNIERATLPAVFAFLINVGRELVKDMEDVEGDAMDQAGTLPVKYGMKSGLIAASVFLGAVIASTIIPFVNHQYGVLYFVVVVAGVDCVVAFTMVSMWRDTTPKNLNRLSALLKYDMLIGLLAIYLG, from the coding sequence TTGAACAACCGGTATATCCATCTTCTTCGGCCGTCGAATTTTTTCATCACTGTCGCTTCGGTGCTGATTTCGTGTCTGCTTGCGGGGGGGAAGGCAGGGCAGACCGTCGCGATGGTGTGTGCAGCACTGGCCGCCGGATGCATCGGCGGCGGCGGCATGGTCGTGAACGATATCTTCGACGTGGAAATCGACCGCATCAACAAGCCGGCCAGGCCGCTGCCAAGCGGAGCCGTCACTCCGCGTGCCGCTTCATTCTTTTATGCGCTCCTCACATCCGTCGGTCTGTTGCTGAATCTTTTTTTACCTTCGGTCGCACAACTGATAGCGGTTGGCGCGGCCGTTCTCATTTTCTTTTACAGTTACCGATTGAAGAGGACGCCTCTTTTGGGAAACCTCACCGTTGGATTGCTGACAGGACTTGCCTTTATTTATGGCGGCGCCGCTGTCGGAAATATTGAAAGGGCAACATTACCCGCCGTGTTCGCATTTCTCATCAATGTTGGCCGCGAGCTTGTCAAGGATATGGAAGACGTGGAAGGAGATGCAATGGACCAGGCCGGAACGTTACCGGTAAAGTACGGGATGAAATCCGGCTTGATCGCCGCATCGGTATTTCTCGGAGCCGTGATCGCGTCAACGATCATTCCTTTTGTCAATCATCAATACGGGGTGCTTTATTTTGTTGTCGTTGTCGCCGGAGTCGACTGCGTGGTCGCGTTCACGATGGTTTCGATGTGGAGGGATACGACACCGAAGAACCTTAATAGGCTCAGCGCTCTGCTGAAATATGACATGCTGATCGGTCTGCTTGCCATCTATCTTGGATAA